In Scleropages formosus chromosome 10, fSclFor1.1, whole genome shotgun sequence, a single genomic region encodes these proteins:
- the ankrd13b gene encoding ankyrin repeat domain-containing protein 13B isoform X1: MISSRKTPEKSRYPLHYLVWHNKHRQLEKELSVEQVDVEAIDPRGRTPLHLAVTLGHLECARLLLQHGADVSKENRSGWTVLQEAVCTRDPEMVRLVLRYRDYQRTMKRLAGIPLLLDRLRQAQDFYVEMKWEFTSWVPLVSRICPSDTYRVWKSGQCLRVDTTLMGFDHMTWQRGNRSFIFRGQDSSAVVMEVDHDRQLVFCETLRVSSSPPSSPPTSSHRGGTSLGLSGVPQPTEEQVAARLSAPVVTTQLDTRNVSFERNKTGILGWRSEKTEMVNGYETKVYGASNVELVTRTRTDHLTEAHKAKPRSSKTPLQSFLGIAEQHVGSNNGTLVTQMSCHPSNPTALTAEEYFNPTLALGARDIGPPCQLTTKTQRFKAKLWLCESHPLSLAEQVAPIIDLMAISNALFAKLRDFITLRLPPGFPVKIEIPIYHILNARITFGNLNGCEDSGGAGGVEGEGSGQRDIPRTDTPSPGSDSSSVSSTSSTASCRGGEIPPCVFEAPRGYSILGCSHRDTVRDEEEEEDDLLQFAIQQSLLEAGSEYDQVTIWEALTNSKPGTHPLSCDSSRLERTPQHKPRPGGSPRGTPTKKPPRSYDEQLRLAMELSAREQEEAELRRRQEEEELQRIIQLSLMEK, from the exons ATGATTTCTTCAAGGAAAACTCCCGAAAAGAGTCGCTATCCCCTCCACTACCTGGTCTGGCACAACAAGCATCggcagctggagaaggagctgTCCGTCGAGCAG gtggaTGTGGAGGCGATAGATCCCCGAGGGCGCACCCCGCTCCACCTGGCTGTCACGCTGGGGCACCTGGAGTGTGCTCGCTTGCTGTTGCAACATGGAGCCGATGTCAGCAAGGAGAACCGCAGCGGCTGGACGG TGCTTCAGGAAGCGGTGTGCACCCGGGACCCGGAGATGGTGCGCCTGGTCCTGCGTTACCGTGACTACCAGCGTACAATGAAGCGACTGGCTGGGATCCCCCTCTTGCTGGACAGACTACGTCAG GCTCAGGACTTCTATGTGGAGATGAAGTGGGAGTTCACGAGCTGGG TGCCGCTGGTTTCTCGGATTTGTCCCAGCGACACCTACCGAGTGTGGAAGAGCGGCCAGTGCCTGCGGGTTGATACCACGCTGATGGGCTTTGATCACATGACCTGGCAAAGGGGCAACCGCAGCTTCATCTTCAGGGGTCAAG ACTCCAGCGCTGTGGTAATGGAGGTGGACCATGACCGACAGCTGGTGTTTTGCGAAACCCTACGTGTGTCCTCCTCACCTCCGTCCTCACCGCCTACTTCCTCCCACCGGGGCGGCACCAGCCTTGGCCTCTCAGGGGTGCCgcagcccaccgaagagcaagTCGCCGCCCGTCTCTCTGCCCCTGTCGTCACAACACAGCTCGACACCAGGAACGTGTCCTTTGAGAG GAATAAAACGGGAATCCTGGGCTGGCGCAGTGAGAAGACTGAAATGGTGAATGGGTATGAGACAAAG GTGTATGGGGCCTCCAACGTGGAGCTGGTCACTCGAACCCGGACAGACCACCTGACGGAGGCACACAAAGCCAAGCCCAGAA GTAGTAAGACGCCCCTGCAGTCCTTCCTTGGCATCGCCGAGCAACATGTGGGCTCCAACAATGGG ACCTTGGTCACCCAGATGTCCTGCCACCCCAGCAACCCAACAGCCCTCACGGCAGAGGAGTACTTCAACCCCACCCTGGCGTTAGGCGCCCGTGACATCGGACCACCCTGCCAGCTAACCACCAAGACACAGAG ATTCAAAGCTAAGCTGTGGCTGTGTGAGTCACACCCCCTGTCGCTGGCGGAACAGGTCGCGCCCATCATTGACCTCATGGCCATTTCCAACGCCCTCTTCGCCAAGTTGCGTGACTTCATCACGCTTCGCCTGCCTCCTGGCTTCCCCGTCAAGATCG AAATCCCCATCTACCACATCCTGAACGCACGCATTACCTTTGGGAACCTGAACGGCTGCGAGGACAGCGGAGGGGCAGGAGGCGTGGAGGGCGAGGGGAGCGGGCAGAGGGACATTCCCAGAACAGACACTCCCTCCCCGGGCAGTGACTCCTCCAGCGTCTCCAGCACCAGCTCCACTG CCTCGTGTCGAGGGGGGGAGATCCCACCGTGTGTGTTCGAGGCTCCTCGGGGCTACAGCATTCTGGGCTGCAGTCACCGGGACACTGTGCGTGacgaagaggaagaggaagatgatCTGCTGCAGTTTGCCATCCAGCAGAGCCTCCTGGAGGCAGGATCTGAGTATGACCAG GTGACCATCTGGGAGGCTCTAACCAACAGCAAGCCTGGGACGCACCCCCTGTCCTGTGACTCCAGCCGCCTCGAAAG GACTCCACAGCACAAGCCTCGCCCCGGAGGCAGCCCTCGAGGCACACCGACCAAAAAGCCACCACGTAGCTACGACGAGCAGCTACGGCTGGCCATGGAGCTGTCGGCCCGCGAGCAGGAGGAGGCGGAGCTCCGgcggaggcaggaggaggaggagctgcagcgCATCATTCAGCTGTCACTCATGGAGAAGTGA
- the ankrd13b gene encoding ankyrin repeat domain-containing protein 13B isoform X2, with protein sequence MISSRKTPEKSRYPLHYLVWHNKHRQLEKELSVEQVDVEAIDPRGRTPLHLAVTLGHLECARLLLQHGADVSKENRSGWTVLQEAVCTRDPEMVRLVLRYRDYQRTMKRLAGIPLLLDRLRQAQDFYVEMKWEFTSWVPLVSRICPSDTYRVWKSGQCLRVDTTLMGFDHMTWQRGNRSFIFRGQDSSAVVMEVDHDRQLVFCETLRVSSSPPSSPPTSSHRGGTSLGLSGVPQPTEEQVAARLSAPVVTTQLDTRNVSFERNKTGILGWRSEKTEMVNGYETKVYGASNVELVTRTRTDHLTEAHKAKPRSSKTPLQSFLGIAEQHVGSNNGTLVTQMSCHPSNPTALTAEEYFNPTLALGARDIGPPCQLTTKTQRFKAKLWLCESHPLSLAEQVAPIIDLMAISNALFAKLRDFITLRLPPGFPVKIEIPIYHILNARITFGNLNGCEDSGGAGGVEGEGSGQRDIPRTDTPSPGSDSSSVSSTSSTASCRGGEIPPCVFEAPRGYSILGCSHRDTVRDEEEEEDDLLQFAIQQSLLEAGSEYDQVTIWEALTNSKPGTHPLSCDSSRLERFADSTAQASPRRQPSRHTDQKATT encoded by the exons ATGATTTCTTCAAGGAAAACTCCCGAAAAGAGTCGCTATCCCCTCCACTACCTGGTCTGGCACAACAAGCATCggcagctggagaaggagctgTCCGTCGAGCAG gtggaTGTGGAGGCGATAGATCCCCGAGGGCGCACCCCGCTCCACCTGGCTGTCACGCTGGGGCACCTGGAGTGTGCTCGCTTGCTGTTGCAACATGGAGCCGATGTCAGCAAGGAGAACCGCAGCGGCTGGACGG TGCTTCAGGAAGCGGTGTGCACCCGGGACCCGGAGATGGTGCGCCTGGTCCTGCGTTACCGTGACTACCAGCGTACAATGAAGCGACTGGCTGGGATCCCCCTCTTGCTGGACAGACTACGTCAG GCTCAGGACTTCTATGTGGAGATGAAGTGGGAGTTCACGAGCTGGG TGCCGCTGGTTTCTCGGATTTGTCCCAGCGACACCTACCGAGTGTGGAAGAGCGGCCAGTGCCTGCGGGTTGATACCACGCTGATGGGCTTTGATCACATGACCTGGCAAAGGGGCAACCGCAGCTTCATCTTCAGGGGTCAAG ACTCCAGCGCTGTGGTAATGGAGGTGGACCATGACCGACAGCTGGTGTTTTGCGAAACCCTACGTGTGTCCTCCTCACCTCCGTCCTCACCGCCTACTTCCTCCCACCGGGGCGGCACCAGCCTTGGCCTCTCAGGGGTGCCgcagcccaccgaagagcaagTCGCCGCCCGTCTCTCTGCCCCTGTCGTCACAACACAGCTCGACACCAGGAACGTGTCCTTTGAGAG GAATAAAACGGGAATCCTGGGCTGGCGCAGTGAGAAGACTGAAATGGTGAATGGGTATGAGACAAAG GTGTATGGGGCCTCCAACGTGGAGCTGGTCACTCGAACCCGGACAGACCACCTGACGGAGGCACACAAAGCCAAGCCCAGAA GTAGTAAGACGCCCCTGCAGTCCTTCCTTGGCATCGCCGAGCAACATGTGGGCTCCAACAATGGG ACCTTGGTCACCCAGATGTCCTGCCACCCCAGCAACCCAACAGCCCTCACGGCAGAGGAGTACTTCAACCCCACCCTGGCGTTAGGCGCCCGTGACATCGGACCACCCTGCCAGCTAACCACCAAGACACAGAG ATTCAAAGCTAAGCTGTGGCTGTGTGAGTCACACCCCCTGTCGCTGGCGGAACAGGTCGCGCCCATCATTGACCTCATGGCCATTTCCAACGCCCTCTTCGCCAAGTTGCGTGACTTCATCACGCTTCGCCTGCCTCCTGGCTTCCCCGTCAAGATCG AAATCCCCATCTACCACATCCTGAACGCACGCATTACCTTTGGGAACCTGAACGGCTGCGAGGACAGCGGAGGGGCAGGAGGCGTGGAGGGCGAGGGGAGCGGGCAGAGGGACATTCCCAGAACAGACACTCCCTCCCCGGGCAGTGACTCCTCCAGCGTCTCCAGCACCAGCTCCACTG CCTCGTGTCGAGGGGGGGAGATCCCACCGTGTGTGTTCGAGGCTCCTCGGGGCTACAGCATTCTGGGCTGCAGTCACCGGGACACTGTGCGTGacgaagaggaagaggaagatgatCTGCTGCAGTTTGCCATCCAGCAGAGCCTCCTGGAGGCAGGATCTGAGTATGACCAG GTGACCATCTGGGAGGCTCTAACCAACAGCAAGCCTGGGACGCACCCCCTGTCCTGTGACTCCAGCCGCCTCGAAAGGTTCGCA GACTCCACAGCACAAGCCTCGCCCCGGAGGCAGCCCTCGAGGCACACCGACCAAAAAGCCACCACGTAG
- the LOC108932063 gene encoding coronin-6-like isoform X2, which translates to MGRLDKNHPLVAGHAGPVLDIDWCPHNDNILASGSEDCTAMVWQIPDHGPARHTSEPIVTLEGHSKRVGIVSWHPTARNIILTAGSDNLIIIWNVGTGEPLISMDDHPDLIYNVSWNRNGSLFCTTCKDRRLRVCDPRRREVVAERLAPHEGIRPMRAIFTRDGNIFTTGFTRMSQRELGLWDPTSFEEPIALQEMDTSNGVLLPFYDPDTNIVYLCGKGDSSIRYFEITDEPPYVHYLSTYSSKEPQRGMGFMPKRGVDVSKCEIARLYKLHERKCEPIMMTVPRKSDLFQDDLYPDTAGPEPALEPEEWLEGRDEDPILVSLREGYVPPKSRELKVAKKNVLDTRPAPRRSMSSCDGGNIAPQLLEKLLEEVHNLRATVLSQEKRICDLENKLSKFTNGTA; encoded by the exons GTATGGCAGATTCCAGACCACGGCCCAGCACGGCACACTTCGGAGCCCATTGTGACCCTGGAGGGCCATTCGAAACGGGTGGGCATTGTGAGCTGGCACCCCACAGCACGGAACATTATCCTCACCGCAG gcagTGATAACCTGATCATCATCTGGAACGTGGGCACTGGAGAGCCCCTCATCTCCATGGACGACCACCCGGACCTCATCTACAACGTCAGCTGGAACCGCAATGGCAGCCTCTTCTGCACCACCTGCAAGGACCGGaggctgcgtgtgtgtgaccCCCGCAGGAGGGAGGTGGTGGCG GAGCGGCTGGCCCCCCACGAGGGCATCAGGCCCATGCGAGCAATCTTCACCAGGGATGGGAACATCTTCACCACAGGCTTCACCAGGATGAGCCAGCGTGAGCTGGGCCTGTGGGACCCG ACCAGTTTTGAGGAGCCCATTGCACTACAGGAGATGGATACCAGTAATGGCGTCCTTTTGCCATTCTATGATCCTGACACCAACATCGTATACCTCTGTGGAAAG GGTGACAGCAGCATCCGGTACTTTGAAATCACGGATGAGCCCCCCTACGTGCACTACCTCAGCACCTACAGCAGCAAGGAGCCCCAGCGAGGCATGGGTTTCATGCCCAAGAGAGGCGTGGACGTCAGCAAATGTGAGATCGCCAG GTTGTATAAGTTGCACGAGAGGAAGTGTGAGCCCATCATGATGACTGTGCCCAGAAAG TCGGACCTGTTCCAGGATGACCTCTACCCAGACACAGCTGGACCAGAGCCAGCGTTGGAGCCTGAGGAgtggctggaggggagggatgAGGACCCGATACTGGTGTCTTTACGAGAGGGCTACGTGCCCCCAAAGAGCCGGGAGCTCAAGGTGGCCAAGAAGAATGTGCTAGACACGCGGCCAGCACCTCGACGGAGCATGTCTTCCTGTGACGGTGGCAACATTGCG CCTCAGCTTCTCGAGAAGTTACTGGAAGAGGTGCATAACCTGAGGGCAACGGTCCTGTCACAGGAGAAGCGCATCTGTGACCTGGAGAACAAGCTCTCCAAATTCACCAATGGCACCGCGTAG